From the Bubalus kerabau isolate K-KA32 ecotype Philippines breed swamp buffalo chromosome 2, PCC_UOA_SB_1v2, whole genome shotgun sequence genome, one window contains:
- the P2RY14 gene encoding P2Y purinoceptor 14 codes for MNATTTPPAEGSCPSSTLITKQIIPVLYFVVFVAGILLNGMSGWLFFYVPSSKSFIVYLKNIVIADFLMSLTFPFKILGDLGLGLWQVKVFVCRVSAVLFYINMYVSIVFFGLIGFDRYYKIVKPLLTSFIQSISYSKLLSVLVWSLTLLIALPNMILTNRSVTEATRVKCMDLKSDLGLKWHKASSYIFVGIFWIVFLSLIIFYTAITKKIFKSHLKSRKNSVSVKKKSSRNIFSIMFVFFICFVPYHIARIPYTQSQTEAHYSCQSKQILFYVKEFSLLLSAANVCLDPIIYFFLCQPFREVLCKKFHIRLKTQHDSETSKIKRENIIQESTDTL; via the coding sequence ATGAatgccaccaccaccccacctgcGGAGGGGTCCTGCCCCTCCAGCACCCTCATCACCAAGCAGATCATCCCCGTGCTGTACTTCGTGGTCTTTGTGGCCGGCATCCTGCTCAATGGCATGTCAGGGTGGCTGTTCTTCTACGTGCCCAGCTCCAAGAGTTTCATCGTCTATCTCAAGAATATTGTCATTGCCGACTTCCTGATGAGCCTGACTTTTCCTTTCAAGATCCTGGGGGACTTGGGCCTGGGCCTCTGGCAGGTAAAAGTCTTTGTGTGCAGGGTCTCGGCCGTGCTCTTCTACATCAATATGTACGTCAGCATCGTGTTCTTCGGACTCATTGGCTTTGACAGATATTATAAGATTGTGAAGCCTCTGTTGACTTCTTTCATCCAGTCCATAAGCTACAGCAAACTCCTGTCAGTGCTGGTGTGGAGCCTCACACTGCTCATCGCCCTTCCCAACATGATCCTGACCAATCGGAGTGTCACAGAGGCCACACGCGTGAAATGTATGGACCTTAAGAGTGACCTGGGCCTCAAGTGGCACAAAGCCTCCAGCTACATCTTTGTGGGCATCTTCTGGATTGTGTTTCTTTCCTTAATCATCTTCTACACTGCTATCACAAAGAAGATCTTTAAGTCCCACCTCAAGTCCAGAAAGAATTCCGTATCAGTCAAGAAGAAATCTAGCCGTAATATATTCAGCATTATGTTCGTCTTTTTTATCTGCTTTGTACCTTACCACATTGCCAGAATCCCCTACACACAGAGCCAAACAGAAGCTCATTACAGCTGCCAGTCAAAACAAATCCTATTCTATGTGAAAGAATTCTCTCTGCTACTGTCAGCTGCAAACGTATGCCTGGACcccattatttatttctttctatGCCAGCCATTTAGAGAGGTCTTGTGTAAGAAATTTCATATCCGATTAAAAACTCAGCATGACTCAGAAACTTccaaaatcaaaagggaaaatataatACAAGAAAGCACAGATACTTTGTGA
- the GPR171 gene encoding G-protein coupled receptor 171 has translation MTNSSTFCPVYRDLEPFTYFFYLVFLIGIIGSCFATWAFIQKNTNHRCVSIYLINLLTADFLLTLALPVKITVDLGVAPWKLRIFHCQVTACLIYINMYLSIIFLAFVSIDRCLQLTYSCKIYRIQEPGFAKMISAVVWLMVLLIMVPNMIIPIKDIKEKPNVGCMEFKNEFGRNWHLLTNFISIAIFFNFSAIILISNCLVIRQLYRNKDNENYPNVKRALISILLVTTGYIICFVPYHIVRIPYTLSQTEVISDCSTRISLFKAKEATLLLAVSNLCFDPILYYHLSKAFRLKITETFASHKESKAQKEKSRSENNA, from the coding sequence ATGACCAACAGTTCTACCTTCTGCCCAGTTTACAGAGACCTGGAGCCATtcacatatttcttttatttagttttcCTCATTGGAATTATTGGAAGTTGTTTTGCAACCTGGGCTTTcatacagaaaaacacaaatcacAGGTGTGTGAGcatatacttaattaatttgcttACAGCTGATTTCCTGCTCACTCTGGCATTACCAGTGAAAATCACTGTTGACTTGGGTGTCGCACCCTGGAAGCTGAGGATATTCCACTGCCAAGTGACAGCCTGCCTCATCTACATTAATATGTACTTATCAATAATCTTCTTGGCATTTGTTAGCATTGATCGCTGTCTTCAGTTGACATACAGCTGCAAGATTTATCGAATACAAGAACCTGGGTTTGCTAAAATGATATCAGCTGTTGTGTGGCTAATGGTCCTTCTTATAATGGTGCCAAACATGATCATTCCCATCAAAGACATCAAGGAAAAGCCCAACGTGGGCTGCATGGAATtcaaaaatgagtttggaagaaaCTGGCATTTGCTGACAAATTTCATAAGTATAGCAATATTCTTCAATTTCTCAGCCATCATCTTAATATCTAACTGCCTTGTAATTCGACAACTCTACAGAAACAAAGATAATGAAAATTATCCAAACGTGAAGAGAGCTCTCATCAGTATACTTTTGGTGACTACAGGCTACATCATATGTTTTGTTCCTTATCACATTGTCCGAATCCCATACACCCTCAGCCAGACAGAGGTCATATCTGACTGTTCCACCAGGATTTCACTTTTCAAAGCAAAAGAGGCCACACTGCTCCTGGCTGTGTCCAACCTGTGTTTCGATCCAATCCTGTACTATCATCTCTCAAAAGCTTTCCGATTAAAGATCACTGAGACGTTTGCTTCCCATAAGGAGTCCAAGgctcaaaaagaaaaatcaaggtcTGAAAACAATGCATAA